In Cicer arietinum cultivar CDC Frontier isolate Library 1 chromosome 7, Cicar.CDCFrontier_v2.0, whole genome shotgun sequence, a single window of DNA contains:
- the LOC101494423 gene encoding NADH dehydrogenase [ubiquinone] 1 alpha subcomplex subunit 6 — protein sequence MAHAIKNVKVPPNSVSLEEARQRVFEFFKAACRSLPTVMEVYNLYDVTTISQLRSAISSEIRKNEHITNPKVVDILLFKGLEELKNVVNHSKQRHHIIGQYVSGQYGQVQQELTSKDQGISTFLKNFYNSNYS from the exons ATGGCGCACGCGATTAAGAACGTGAAAGTGCCTCCGAACTCAGTGAGTCTGGAGGAAGCGCGTCAACGTGTCTTCGAATTCTTCAAAGCCGCATGTAGATCGCTACCTACCGTCATGGAAGTTTACAATCTATACGACGTCACTACCATTTCCCAGCTTCGTTCTGCTATCTCTTCCGAGATCCGCAAAAATGAACACATCACCAATCCTAAG GTTGTCGATATACTGCTATTCAAGGGGCTGGAAGAGCTGAAGAATGTTGTGAACCATTCAAAGCAGAGGCACCATATCATTGGTCAGTACGTAAGCGGCCAGTATGGACAGGTGCAGCAG GAATTGACCTCAAAAGACCAGGGCATCTCTACTTTTCTGAAGAATTTTTACAACAGCAATTACTCTTGA
- the LOC101494117 gene encoding transcription factor TGA2.2-like codes for MGSRIRVGVEDEKGAQRGMPSFNSELPISNSCYTEGNAIDTFHVSDFGAFGQSYRLEDAVDLSGNPDSVFNSLKVSGQTISPGPVRISALDKLPTSLDNSPLTNQTQLYRLRLTKLQSSNLGSGTILSGHTENQEESVMADASPRTDISTDVDTDDKNQRFDQNQSLVAVGSDSSDRSKDKSDQKTLRRLAQNREAARKSRLRKKAYVQQLESSRLKLTQLEQELQRARQQGVFISSSGEQTHSLSGNGAMQFDAEYARWLEEQNRQINELRAAVNSHASDTELRMIVDGILAHYDEIFRLKGVAAKADVFHLLSGMWKTPAERCFLWLGGFRSSELLKLLVSQLEPLTEQQLMGITNLQQSSQQAEDALSQGMEALQQSLAETLSTGAPSSSGSSGNVANYMGQMAMAMGKLGTLEGFIRQADNLRQQTLQQMHRILTTRQSARALLAIHDYFSRLRALSSLWLARPRD; via the exons ATGGGAAGTAGAATTAGGGTTGGTGTTGAAGATGAGAAGGGAGCCCAAAGAGGGATGCCGAGCTTCAATTCCGAGTTACCAATTTCCAATTCATG ctATACAGAAGGGAACGCAATTGATACTTTTCATGTTTCTGACTTTGGAGCATTTGGTCAATCATATCGCTTAGAGGATGCTGTTGATCTGAGTGGAA ATCCAGACTCGGTTTTTAACTCGCTAAAAGTAAGTGGCCAAACAATTTCTCCTGGCCCTGTTCGTATTAGTGCTCTCGATAAG TTGCCAACGTCTCTTGATAATAGCCCATTGACGAACCAAACACAGCTATATAGGTTGCGATTAACAAAGCTTCAATCATCAAATCTCGGCAGTGGTACCATATTAAGTGGTCATACAGAAAACCAGGAAGAGTCTGTCATGGCCGATGCCAGTCCAAGGACCGATATTTCAACAGATGTTGACACCGATGACAAGAATCAGCGG TTCGATCAAAATCAATCCCTTGTTGCAGTGGGTTCCGACTCCAGTGACCGATCAAAGGATAAATCAGATCAGAAg ACTCTCCGCAGGCTCGCTCAGAATCGTGAGGCGGCAAGAAAAAGTCGGTTGAGAAAAAAA GCGTATGTCCAACAGTTGGAAAGTAGTCGTTTGAAGCTGACTCAACTAGAGCAAGAGCTTCAGCGCGCCAGGCAACAG GGAGTCTTCATATCAAGCTCTGGCGAACAAACACATTCATTGAGTGGAAATG GGGCCATGCAATTTGATGCAGAATACGCGAGGTGGCTGGAAGAGCAGAATCGACAAATTAACGAGCTGAGAGCAGCTGTAAATTCTCATGCAAGTGATACTGAACTTCGCATGATTGTTGATGGTATATTGGCGCATTATGATGAGATTTTTAGGCTGAAAGGTGTTGCGGCTAAGGCTGATGTTTTTCATTTGTTATCTGGCATGTGGAAAACACCTGCTGAGAGGTGTTTTTTGTGGCTTGGTGGTTTTCGGTCGTCTGAACTCCTCAAG CTTCTGGTAAGTCAATTGGAACCTCTCACAGAGCAGCAATTGATGGGTATTACCAACTTGCAACAATCCTCCCAACAAGCAGAAGATGCATTGTCTCAAGGCATGGAAGCATTACAACAGTCCCTCGCGGAGACGTTGTCGACTGGTGCACCTTCCTCATCTGGCTCTTCAGGGAATGTGGCAAATTACATGGGTCAAATGGCTATGGCCATGGGTAAGCTTGGGACACTTGAGGGCTTCATTCGACAG GCTGACAATCTGCGCCAGCAGACTCTACAACAAATGCACCGAATATTGACAACACGTCAATCGGCTCGTGCACTCCTTGCTATACATGATTACTTTTCGCGGCTGCGTGCTCTCAGCTCTCTCTGGCTGGCCCGTCCAAGAGATTAA